The following proteins are encoded in a genomic region of Natronorubrum halophilum:
- a CDS encoding cobalamin-binding protein: MRIVTTLPSATETVAALGIEPVATSHECDYPPGVEDLPSVTASRIDAEASSGEIDQQVLDNSEAGVYSVDTELLEALEPDLIVTQGMCDVCAVDEVVIENAVDEIDADPEIITTDPHSVADVLEDLERIGRATDREDRAREVRAELESRIDAVRTRTADLAAADRPRVAVFDWTDPVMIAGHWTADLVQWAGGTYGLSDSGERSRPREWDSIRKYDPELVIVAPCGFGLEQTAENTADLTHREGWDDLAAVRGDRVWAMDGHHYLNRPGPRLVDTLEALAPIVRPELFDESTPPVALEEIAVPFETLPDRLEASPGLEP, translated from the coding sequence ATGCGAATCGTCACGACGCTCCCTTCGGCGACCGAAACCGTGGCCGCCCTGGGCATAGAGCCGGTCGCCACCTCCCACGAGTGCGACTATCCGCCCGGCGTCGAGGACCTTCCATCGGTGACCGCCTCGAGAATCGACGCGGAGGCCTCGAGCGGCGAGATCGACCAGCAGGTGCTCGACAATTCCGAAGCGGGCGTCTACAGCGTCGACACCGAACTGCTCGAGGCCCTCGAGCCGGACCTGATCGTCACCCAGGGGATGTGCGACGTCTGTGCGGTCGACGAAGTCGTAATCGAAAATGCCGTCGACGAAATCGATGCCGACCCCGAAATCATCACCACTGACCCCCACAGCGTCGCGGACGTCCTCGAGGACCTCGAGCGAATCGGCCGCGCCACCGACCGAGAAGACCGCGCCCGCGAGGTCCGCGCCGAACTCGAGTCCCGAATCGACGCCGTCCGAACCCGAACCGCCGACCTCGCAGCCGCTGACCGCCCGCGCGTCGCCGTCTTCGACTGGACCGACCCAGTCATGATCGCGGGCCACTGGACGGCCGACCTCGTGCAGTGGGCCGGCGGGACGTACGGGCTGTCCGACTCCGGAGAGCGCTCGAGGCCCCGCGAGTGGGACTCGATCCGCAAGTACGACCCAGAACTCGTAATCGTCGCGCCCTGTGGCTTCGGCCTCGAGCAGACCGCCGAGAACACCGCCGATCTCACCCACCGCGAGGGCTGGGACGACCTCGCGGCCGTCCGAGGGGACCGCGTCTGGGCGATGGACGGCCACCACTATCTGAATCGGCCCGGCCCGCGACTGGTGGACACGCTCGAGGCGCTGGCCCCGATCGTCCGGCCCGAACTGTTCGACGAGTCGACGCCGCCGGTCGCGCTCGAGGAGATCGCGGTTCCGTTCGAGACGCTCCCGGATCGACTCGAGGCGAGTCCGG
- the npdG gene encoding NADPH-dependent F420 reductase: MRIALLGGTGDIGQGLALRFARDTDHEVLIGSRDPEKARDAVESYEDELAERGAESNVKGFANEMAADRADVVVLSVPPYYAGDTVEAVEDVLDSDSILVTPAVGMQGDEDGLHYHPPGTGSVTQLVAERVPDEVPVVGAFHNLAADALSDLDNDLDLDTLLVADDDDAKETVRNLANEIEGLRALDVGPLANAAEVESVTPLVINIAKYNEDLHDVGVKFH, translated from the coding sequence ATGCGAATCGCACTACTCGGCGGAACCGGTGATATCGGACAGGGGCTGGCCCTACGCTTTGCGCGCGATACGGACCACGAAGTGCTCATCGGCTCTCGAGACCCCGAAAAGGCGCGGGACGCGGTCGAGAGCTACGAGGACGAACTCGCGGAGCGCGGCGCGGAATCGAACGTCAAGGGCTTCGCGAACGAGATGGCGGCCGATCGAGCCGACGTCGTCGTCCTGAGCGTGCCGCCGTACTACGCCGGCGACACCGTCGAGGCCGTCGAAGACGTCCTCGACTCGGACTCGATTCTGGTTACCCCCGCGGTCGGCATGCAGGGCGACGAGGACGGCCTGCACTACCACCCGCCTGGAACCGGCAGCGTGACTCAGCTCGTCGCCGAACGCGTGCCCGACGAGGTGCCGGTCGTCGGCGCGTTCCACAACCTCGCGGCCGACGCCCTCTCGGACCTCGACAACGACCTCGACCTCGACACGCTCCTCGTCGCGGACGACGACGACGCGAAGGAGACCGTTCGCAATCTGGCCAACGAGATCGAGGGCCTGCGCGCGCTCGACGTCGGCCCGCTGGCTAACGCCGCCGAAGTCGAGAGCGTCACCCCGCTCGTGATTAACATCGCGAAGTACAACGAGGATCTCCACGACGTCGGCGTGAAGTTCCACTAA
- a CDS encoding LLM class flavin-dependent oxidoreductase, protein MELSLVDLAPIPEGGSATEAFERTVERAQQAERLGYSRFWVAEHHDFTDSIASTTPEVLIAHVAANTSDIRVGSGTVLLNHYSPYKVAETFSVLDALAPGRIDLGLGRATGNPVSDFALQQDRSRRRSGGDHADEINEVTAHLHDGFPDDHQFSDLQLPRSRDSVPEVWVLGSSPSSAKIAGRLGLPYCFAAFIRPEPAVRAFETYREHFQPSSFGAGPDDPYGMLALNVTCADTDEEAARLRATTEASSRLLRSGRTDQLPIRSIEEAIDELGTVPDPTPTSIGPGEWPRAISGSPETVRDLLEELTAQVGVDEVVVQNQIADPEDTRRSHELLADAADLSPW, encoded by the coding sequence ATGGAGCTCTCGCTCGTCGATCTCGCACCGATCCCGGAGGGTGGTAGCGCGACGGAGGCGTTCGAACGCACGGTCGAGCGCGCTCAGCAGGCCGAACGACTCGGCTACTCGCGGTTCTGGGTCGCCGAACACCACGACTTCACCGACTCGATCGCGAGCACGACGCCGGAGGTGCTGATCGCCCACGTCGCGGCCAACACGTCCGACATCCGGGTCGGCTCCGGAACGGTGCTGCTCAATCACTACAGCCCGTACAAGGTCGCGGAAACGTTCAGCGTCCTCGACGCACTCGCACCCGGTCGGATCGATCTCGGCCTCGGGCGGGCGACGGGAAACCCGGTCAGCGACTTCGCCCTCCAACAGGATCGGAGCCGACGGCGGTCCGGCGGGGATCACGCCGACGAGATCAACGAGGTCACCGCACACCTCCACGACGGGTTTCCGGACGACCACCAGTTCAGCGACCTACAACTGCCTCGGTCGCGCGACTCCGTGCCGGAGGTGTGGGTCCTCGGCTCGAGTCCCTCGAGCGCGAAGATCGCCGGCCGACTGGGACTCCCCTACTGCTTCGCCGCGTTCATCAGGCCCGAGCCCGCAGTTCGCGCGTTCGAGACCTACCGGGAGCACTTCCAGCCGTCCTCGTTCGGCGCCGGCCCGGACGATCCGTACGGAATGCTCGCGCTGAACGTCACCTGCGCCGACACCGACGAGGAGGCGGCGCGGCTGCGCGCGACGACCGAAGCGTCCTCGAGGCTCCTTCGGAGCGGCCGGACCGACCAGCTACCGATCCGGTCGATCGAAGAGGCGATCGACGAGCTCGGAACCGTTCCAGACCCGACTCCGACATCGATCGGGCCGGGCGAGTGGCCGCGAGCGATTTCCGGCAGCCCGGAGACGGTTCGGGACCTGCTCGAGGAGCTCACCGCTCAGGTCGGCGTCGACGAGGTCGTCGTCCAGAATCAGATCGCCGATCCCGAGGACACGCGTCGATCCCACGAGTTGCTCGCCGACGCCGCCGACCTCTCGCCGTGGTGA
- a CDS encoding glycerophosphodiester phosphodiesterase, whose translation MTSPTVIAHRGFAGVAPENTVGAALAAAEHDETAMLEIDVQPARCGTPVVIHDERLEGTRDGRTLTDASGLVWETELEALRTARVLGTAETIPTLAEFLEAIPDTMAVNVELKNPGTTELRFGESLPAAECDERRDVWMPFVERVAEDCDAFDGELLFSSFCEGALAAIREVAPAAAATLVWDDLEAGLEIARRYDCEAIHPPRNAIRGTVLAGTDYAGLSPGEPRVDVLREAHAEGRAVNVWTATNWNQFEALANAGVDGIIADYPGLGAFSSDP comes from the coding sequence ATGACCAGTCCTACCGTCATCGCCCACCGCGGTTTTGCAGGCGTCGCTCCCGAGAACACCGTCGGTGCGGCCCTCGCCGCGGCCGAACACGACGAAACCGCGATGCTCGAGATCGACGTCCAGCCGGCTCGCTGTGGAACCCCGGTCGTGATCCACGACGAGCGACTCGAGGGCACACGCGACGGCCGGACGCTCACCGACGCGTCGGGACTCGTCTGGGAGACCGAACTCGAGGCCCTCCGGACCGCTCGAGTGCTCGGGACCGCGGAAACGATTCCCACGCTCGCCGAGTTCCTCGAGGCGATCCCCGACACGATGGCCGTCAACGTCGAATTGAAGAACCCGGGAACGACCGAGCTTCGATTCGGCGAGTCGCTTCCGGCCGCCGAGTGCGACGAACGCCGCGACGTCTGGATGCCGTTCGTCGAGCGCGTCGCCGAGGACTGTGACGCCTTCGACGGCGAACTCCTCTTCTCGTCGTTCTGTGAGGGCGCGCTGGCAGCGATCCGCGAGGTCGCACCCGCCGCCGCCGCAACGCTCGTCTGGGACGACCTCGAGGCGGGTCTCGAGATCGCTCGTCGCTACGACTGCGAGGCGATTCATCCGCCCAGGAACGCGATCCGCGGGACGGTACTCGCCGGGACGGACTACGCCGGATTGTCGCCGGGAGAGCCGCGGGTCGACGTGCTCCGGGAAGCACACGCGGAAGGCCGGGCGGTCAACGTCTGGACGGCCACGAACTGGAACCAGTTCGAGGCGCTAGCGAACGCCGGCGTCGACGGGATCATCGCCGACTATCCGGGGCTGGGGGCCTTCTCGAGCGATCCGTAG
- a CDS encoding FAD-dependent oxidoreductase, with product MAEFTRNSDLPGEPTSLWLASTLEAGHDETTGRDDEPATAELEEALAEDRSVDVAVVGGGIAGLSTAINLRERGETVAVLERDRVATGVTGKSTAKLTSQHGKIYDHLRREFGRRQASQYARVQERAIDEVERRIADLEIECGFERQPSYLYSNEPDEIRRETDAAWAAGLEATYVTSVPPFERAEAGVRFDDQAWFHPRKYLLGITDELRSDDGAAVYEGTRVTDVEPGAPCRVRTPAATVTARRVVLATGFPILDRAGYFARMHPKRSYVLGIRLDGEPPEGMYYRPGDNYRSVRTHRDSDGELLLVGGENHKTGQGGSTADRYRRLERWARERFPIDEIAYRWSTQDYKPVDKVPFVGRVGAGAENVFVATGFRGWGMTNGVAAGRLLAQLIAGGEPPERDLFAPLRFTPKTSAGKAITENADAASQFATDWARTLLASDDPALEPGEGTVVRRGGKPIACARDEDGDLHATSAVCTHLYCLVQWNDAERSWDCPCHGSRFSLEGEVLEGPATEALPTRAPDPDLDSD from the coding sequence ATGGCCGAGTTCACTCGCAACAGCGACCTTCCCGGCGAACCGACCTCCCTCTGGCTCGCGAGCACGCTCGAGGCCGGACACGACGAGACGACCGGGCGCGATGACGAACCGGCGACGGCCGAGCTCGAGGAGGCGCTCGCGGAAGATCGATCGGTCGACGTCGCCGTCGTCGGCGGCGGTATCGCGGGTCTCTCGACGGCGATCAACCTGCGCGAGCGCGGCGAAACGGTCGCCGTTCTCGAGCGCGATCGAGTGGCGACGGGGGTGACGGGCAAGTCCACGGCGAAGTTGACCAGCCAGCACGGGAAGATCTACGACCACCTACGCCGGGAGTTCGGCCGTCGACAGGCGAGCCAGTACGCGCGGGTGCAAGAACGCGCCATAGACGAGGTCGAACGTCGAATCGCCGATCTGGAAATCGAGTGCGGATTCGAGCGCCAGCCCTCCTACCTGTACAGCAACGAGCCCGACGAGATTCGACGCGAAACCGACGCCGCATGGGCCGCGGGCCTCGAGGCGACCTACGTCACCTCGGTGCCGCCGTTCGAGCGTGCTGAAGCGGGGGTCCGATTCGACGACCAGGCGTGGTTTCACCCGCGAAAGTACCTGCTCGGGATCACCGACGAACTCCGGAGCGACGACGGAGCAGCGGTCTACGAAGGCACGCGCGTGACCGACGTCGAGCCGGGAGCGCCGTGTCGCGTCCGAACCCCTGCGGCGACGGTGACGGCCCGGCGGGTCGTTCTCGCGACCGGATTTCCGATCCTCGACCGGGCGGGATACTTCGCCCGAATGCACCCGAAACGATCCTACGTGCTCGGGATTCGCCTCGACGGCGAGCCGCCCGAGGGGATGTACTACCGGCCCGGCGACAACTACCGCTCGGTGCGAACCCACCGCGACTCCGACGGCGAACTCCTGCTCGTCGGCGGGGAGAACCACAAGACGGGACAGGGCGGCTCGACCGCCGATCGGTACCGACGCCTCGAGCGGTGGGCGCGCGAGCGGTTTCCGATCGACGAAATCGCCTACCGGTGGTCGACGCAGGATTACAAGCCGGTCGATAAGGTCCCGTTCGTCGGCCGCGTCGGTGCCGGTGCCGAGAACGTTTTCGTCGCGACCGGCTTTCGCGGCTGGGGGATGACCAACGGCGTCGCTGCGGGACGGCTCCTCGCCCAACTCATCGCGGGCGGGGAGCCGCCGGAGCGCGACCTGTTCGCGCCGCTGCGATTCACGCCGAAGACGTCGGCGGGGAAGGCCATCACCGAAAACGCCGACGCGGCGAGCCAGTTCGCCACCGACTGGGCGCGGACGCTCCTGGCGTCCGACGATCCCGCGCTCGAGCCGGGGGAGGGGACGGTCGTCCGCCGCGGCGGGAAGCCCATCGCCTGTGCGCGAGACGAGGACGGCGACCTCCACGCGACTTCGGCGGTCTGTACTCACCTGTACTGTCTCGTCCAGTGGAACGACGCCGAGCGAAGCTGGGACTGTCCCTGCCACGGTTCGCGGTTCTCGCTCGAGGGCGAGGTCCTCGAGGGACCGGCGACGGAGGCATTGCCGACTCGAGCGCCGGATCCGGATTTGGACTCGGACTGA
- a CDS encoding response regulator, with protein sequence MVPSVEDAITILLVEPNPGDARLFSESFADASIASDVYTVADGEAALDFVHRRNEHAESPRPDIILLDFHLPSLSGEDVLSELKSEPALRSIPVIVLTSSDSEEDIARSYDLHANAYLQKPVNPDEFVALVRSFENFWLTFVRFPGN encoded by the coding sequence ATGGTGCCCTCGGTCGAGGACGCGATTACGATACTGCTGGTCGAACCGAATCCCGGCGATGCTCGGCTGTTCTCCGAATCGTTCGCGGACGCGAGCATCGCGAGTGACGTGTACACCGTCGCCGACGGGGAAGCGGCGCTCGACTTCGTCCACCGACGAAACGAACACGCCGAGAGTCCGCGACCCGATATCATCCTGCTCGACTTCCACCTCCCCAGTCTGAGCGGCGAAGACGTCCTCTCGGAACTCAAGTCCGAACCGGCCTTGCGGTCGATCCCCGTGATCGTGCTGACGAGTTCGGATTCCGAGGAGGACATCGCTCGCTCTTACGATCTCCACGCGAACGCCTACTTGCAAAAACCCGTCAACCCCGACGAGTTCGTCGCGCTCGTCCGCTCGTTCGAGAACTTCTGGCTCACGTTCGTTCGATTTCCCGGCAACTAG
- a CDS encoding TIGR01548 family HAD-type hydrolase, whose product MNADAVVLDIDGVLVDVADSYRRAIVESIDHVYDRTIRKADIQRFKDAGGFNNDWGLTYAAALYVLATSEGYGNSIADFTDDIASRGGGLEAAEAAVRDELGARATQRAMGRWDRERLRDVFQQLYLGADLYRGLEGGEPDIETRGFIHDEPVLLEESTREHLVEGYDVGVLTGRPEAEAEIALERVGLEDAIPLEHRFTMDDWEEGKPHPRALTTLAERFGASAVVFVGDTLDDIRTATNANETDPGRDYRGVGVLTGGLTGDEGRNKYAAEDASAVLESINELPDLLEE is encoded by the coding sequence ATGAACGCAGATGCTGTCGTCCTCGATATCGACGGCGTGCTCGTCGACGTCGCCGATTCGTACCGACGCGCGATCGTCGAGTCCATCGACCACGTCTACGATCGGACGATCCGCAAGGCCGACATTCAGCGCTTCAAGGACGCCGGCGGGTTCAACAACGACTGGGGACTGACGTACGCCGCCGCGCTGTACGTACTCGCGACGAGCGAGGGATACGGCAACTCTATCGCGGACTTCACCGACGACATCGCCTCGAGGGGCGGCGGCCTCGAGGCCGCCGAAGCCGCGGTCCGGGACGAACTCGGCGCTCGAGCCACCCAGCGCGCGATGGGCCGCTGGGATCGCGAGCGGCTCCGTGACGTCTTCCAGCAACTGTACCTCGGTGCCGATCTCTACCGGGGACTCGAGGGCGGCGAGCCCGATATCGAGACCCGCGGCTTCATCCACGACGAACCGGTGTTGCTCGAGGAGTCTACCCGAGAACACCTCGTCGAGGGCTACGACGTCGGCGTCCTGACCGGCCGGCCGGAAGCCGAAGCCGAAATCGCCCTCGAGCGGGTCGGACTCGAGGATGCGATTCCGCTCGAACACCGGTTCACGATGGACGACTGGGAGGAGGGCAAACCGCACCCGCGGGCGCTCACGACGCTCGCCGAACGGTTCGGCGCTTCCGCCGTCGTTTTCGTCGGCGACACGCTGGACGATATCCGGACGGCAACCAACGCGAACGAAACGGATCCCGGGCGCGACTATCGCGGCGTCGGCGTCCTCACGGGCGGACTCACCGGCGACGAGGGGCGCAACAAGTACGCCGCCGAGGACGCGTCCGCAGTTCTCGAGTCGATCAACGAGTTACCGGACCTGCTCGAGGAGTAG
- a CDS encoding metalloprotease family protein, with the protein MAADFVVLAVAIVLAIAVLAAMILGITTLLWFGVQLASIPGIVVHEFAHKKACDLVGVPVLEVVYFRFGTPSGYVRHTQPDRYRESFVISVAPFLVNTVVSMAAFLGLAALVTAVGTEGAPPGELLDAIWTASRGTLALAVVLCWLGLSVGMQAFPSTGDANTLWTRSRSEWRRSPVVLLAVPFVLVIYVANLLSWLWADVLYAVGLGIVAFYAVGAFGV; encoded by the coding sequence ATGGCCGCCGACTTCGTCGTCCTCGCCGTTGCGATCGTCCTCGCAATCGCGGTTCTCGCGGCGATGATCCTCGGGATCACGACGTTGCTCTGGTTCGGCGTGCAACTCGCTTCGATCCCGGGGATCGTCGTCCACGAATTCGCCCACAAGAAGGCCTGCGATCTCGTCGGCGTTCCGGTGCTCGAGGTCGTCTACTTCAGGTTCGGAACCCCGTCGGGTTACGTGCGCCACACCCAACCCGATCGGTACCGGGAGTCGTTCGTCATCAGCGTCGCTCCGTTTCTGGTGAACACCGTCGTCTCGATGGCCGCCTTCCTGGGTCTCGCCGCGCTCGTGACGGCAGTCGGAACCGAAGGGGCTCCGCCGGGCGAGTTACTCGACGCGATCTGGACCGCCTCGAGAGGGACGCTCGCCCTCGCGGTCGTTCTCTGCTGGCTGGGACTCTCCGTGGGGATGCAGGCGTTTCCGAGTACCGGCGATGCGAACACGCTCTGGACCCGTTCGCGATCGGAGTGGCGGCGATCGCCGGTCGTGTTGCTCGCGGTTCCGTTCGTGCTCGTGATCTACGTCGCGAACCTGCTCTCGTGGCTCTGGGCCGACGTGCTCTACGCGGTCGGGCTGGGGATCGTCGCGTTTTACGCCGTCGGCGCGTTCGGAGTGTAA
- a CDS encoding UPF0146 family protein, protein MVHSRRHSGTVIDALSRYDRVLEVGIGRRTDVAAAVAERGVSVTATDIYDRAVPDGVAFVRDDIVDPDPELYADIDAVYALNLPPELHRPALEAARAADADFLFTTLGGDQPAIPVERRTVETGTLYAARAPDR, encoded by the coding sequence GTGGTCCACTCTCGTCGCCACTCCGGAACCGTAATCGACGCGCTCAGTCGGTACGACCGCGTCCTCGAGGTCGGGATCGGTCGTCGAACCGACGTCGCGGCTGCCGTCGCCGAACGCGGCGTTTCAGTCACTGCGACCGACATCTACGACCGTGCGGTTCCCGACGGCGTGGCGTTCGTTCGCGACGATATCGTCGATCCAGATCCGGAACTCTACGCCGATATCGACGCGGTGTACGCGCTGAACCTCCCCCCGGAGCTGCATCGGCCGGCGCTCGAGGCCGCCCGAGCGGCCGACGCGGATTTCCTGTTTACGACCCTCGGCGGCGATCAGCCCGCGATTCCGGTCGAACGGAGGACCGTCGAGACGGGGACGCTGTACGCGGCTCGAGCGCCGGATCGTTGA
- a CDS encoding archaemetzincin family Zn-dependent metalloprotease codes for MLVDIVPVGNVPANVKRAASAALRSVYDCDVTIQDAQSVPNGAYDADRNQYTAETFIQLAERVGRGEKNIAITPHDLFYRRRNYVFGLAYLDGSGSVVSTYRLQTSSDGGFSNQSASDIFQDRVRKEIVHEIGHTYGLEHCDNNRCVMNFSPTVREVDIKEENLCGSCQRIVR; via the coding sequence ATGCTCGTCGATATCGTGCCGGTCGGCAACGTCCCCGCGAACGTCAAGCGGGCGGCCTCTGCCGCGTTGCGATCGGTTTACGACTGCGACGTCACGATTCAGGACGCCCAGTCGGTCCCAAACGGCGCGTACGATGCCGATCGAAACCAGTACACCGCCGAAACGTTCATCCAGCTCGCCGAGCGTGTCGGCCGGGGAGAGAAAAACATCGCCATCACGCCACACGACCTCTTCTATCGACGGCGAAACTACGTCTTCGGGCTCGCCTATCTCGACGGCAGCGGGAGCGTCGTCTCGACCTACCGGCTCCAGACCTCGAGCGACGGCGGCTTCTCGAACCAGAGCGCGAGCGACATCTTTCAGGACCGGGTCCGCAAGGAGATCGTCCACGAGATCGGCCACACCTACGGGTTAGAACACTGCGACAACAACCGCTGCGTGATGAACTTCTCGCCGACGGTTCGCGAGGTC